In Paenibacillus sp., the sequence CCGATGGCGAGCAAATCGAACAGCGCCAAAGGAAGAATCGCTTTCGTTTTCACTTTTTTCCCGCCGTTTTGCTGCAAATAAATGCGGTCCCCTTGTATGCGAACCAGCTTTCCGCTGACGACCGTGCCGTCGCGCTTTTGGGCGTACACCCGTTTTCCTGTCAGGCTTGCAGCCTTCTGCTTCGAAATCGCCATGTCGAGGCCTCCTCTATCCGCTGAAAAGTGAAGTGCTCCCATTATGCTATGTCCTTCCGGACAGCGGGGAGTGGACAGAGCTCCCGGTTCGTTGGCGGAATTTGCTGCAGCTCCGGCCGGCCAGCTTAGGCTCTTGCATGCCGGGCTTTCCGGCGGCTGCCGCCGGCTCAAGGAGTAGGCATAAAGTCCAAGCGCCCCTCGATATATTGGTTAAGGCCGCCCGCTTACCAATATATGGAGGTGCCGATTTGATTTTATCGACAATTCGCCGCAGCGTCTCGATCGCCGCGGCAATGGCGCTGCTTATCGCGCTGTTCGGCCTGGCCGCCCCGGCCCTCGGCTCGACCGGCGTTTCCTCGAACGATGCCCTGCTGATCGTCAACAAATCGACGAACGAGCTCGCTTATTTCCGAGACGGCGCGTTGGAACGCGTGTTTCCCGTCGCGACGGGCAGGACCAAGGAGCTAACGCCCGAAGGGACTTTCCCGATCGTGAATAAGATCATCGATCGCCCTTACTATAAGGAGAAAATTCCCGGAGGAGACCCCGCCAATCCGCTCGGGCGCCGCTGGCTGGGGCTTCGGGTCGGGAAAACCGAAGGGACGACGTATGCGATCCACGGCAACAGCAACCCCTCCTCGATCGGGAAATACGTAAGCGCCGGATGCATTCGGATGCATAACGACGATATCGAGTGGCTGTTCGAACAAATCGCCGTCGGCACGAAGGTCGTCATCACGTCGTCGGAGCTTTCCTTCGAAAAGCTGGCCGCGAAGCACGGGTACGAGTTGCTGCGTCCGTTCCCCGCCTCGCTGCTGATCGACGGCGCGGCGTACGAGCTGCGGCGGACGATGCTTGTGTACCGCGGGGTTACGTACTTGCCGCTGCGCGAATGCTTCGAGCTGCTCGGCGGCACGGTGCAGTGGGATGCCGCCGCGCGCACGGCGACCGTCGTCTTCGAGTCGAGCGTCATCGCGCTGCAGCCGGGCGCGCCGACGGCGCTCGTCGACGGCGAAGAAGCCGCGCTCGCCTCGCCGGCGCGCCTCGTGAACGGCGCCCTTATGGTGCCGCTGCGGGATATGGCGGTGCTCGCCGGCTGGACCGTGCATTGGGACGCGGAAGCGCGCGCCGTGGTGTTGAGCGGCGCGGCGCCCGAGCCGGAGGTATAAAGTGTTGGACTGGAGTCGTTGAATTAGCGCGTTTTTGAGTTGAAGAATCCGTCAGCTTTTAAAAAATTAGTTGTAGACTGATCCATTAAAGAAGCAGCGGCGGTCCAAGACTTAAAAAATAAAGTCTTAGACCGCCGCTGTTGTCATTCAACAAACGTCCCCGATAGCGTAATTAATAAAGGCTTGGTGGAAGGTCAATGTCTCCTTGTAGAAGTCCTTCTTTTTCAATCTCATGACGAATATCAATATAGATATTTCTTACAGAGTTGGGGTCCTGAACCCTGACTGCTTGTAAGTGCTTAGCGTATATTTGGAGGATTTCATTAATCTTTCCTGCCACTTGTTCATCCGTCGGTTTACTCCAGTACATTGTTAAAAGCCAGCGCATCTCGTAAGGAATCACATAATACACCTTACCGCTGGCATCATAAGCAAAGTTTGGGTCGATGTCCCCCAATCTTGAAAAAACCGCCTCCGCCGAAGCCAAAGCCTCATTTGATGCGACTCGATAGTGATATTTTTGGTCCGCATCAATTTTGAAGCTTTCGCTGAAAGCATTGGTTGCACGAACCAGTTCCGATTGGTACTTGGTAAATGATTTGTTAATCTGATCTTTCTTGTCTATGGCGTGCCATACGTTTAAACCAAGACTTATTATCAACAGCATGAAAAGCAATATTTTTTTCCATTTATTCAAACTTCTGAACCCCTTATTGATTCTTTTCATCAAGTATGCCCTTTTCTTTGTATGCAACATAACTGCCCAGATAGTTGAGCGGTCGGCCGGAAAGAAAAACAGCGATGGACGGCTCCATCGCTACACTCTTGTCTCCGTTAGCTTAAAGTTTCCAAGGACGTTCTTTCGGCTTGATTAGAATTCAATAATACTTAAGTTCACTTTCATCAACAATGCCTCTATAAATAATTGTATAAAACGTATTTCCATCATATTCATATGCTGTGTAAGGCACTATTCTGTTGTTTCTTACTGTAAATTTTTCTACAGATACAAATTGTGCAATGGCTTCTTCTTTACTGTAAAAATTTACTGGAAAATAAAAATCCTCGCCCTCGTTTTCCCATCCCTGATACTTTGCACTTATTACATGAAACTTCTCCTCTGATGCCATAATTCATCCCTTCACTAATGTAATTTTTCATACTCCAAGTTTCCTTGCATTCTATTTCTTTGAAATCATTCAAATATCCTGCCCGTTTGTTCAATGGCTAGGCCCGTTAACGAAACGTAGCGGTTGATTGGTCCGCCGCTGCGCTCTTGTCCCCGATGGTGGTTCAATGACAAGCATCACTTCAAATGTTTCATTAACTGGCTTGGGTTAAGTTGAGAAGATTCAATTATGACAACAGTCATACCCATCTTTGAGCCTGATTCGTGCCACTCACCTTCCGTCCAGAAAGCTGCTTGACCTGATTTTATCGGAACTTTGACACGATCTTCCCCTGTTACAAAGCCCTCGCCTTGAATAACAAGGAACAGTTGCGGGTTTGTTGCTTGATGGTAGCCTATAACACCTTCCTCACCCAGATGAATGCAACCAACCTGAAAAGAATGCTCACTTCTCACGATCGGCGTGATCGAAGCTTGCAAAGAGTTAAACGCATAAATTGGCTTGGAAACTCCTCTGTCAAACCGATATAGTTCCATAATTGCTCTCTCCTCGTCGAAACCGCACTACTGCCCAGTTAGCTTAACGCCACCGCTGCCAGTCTAGAACTTTATTTTCACGGTCTAACACTTTATTTACTCAGTCTACAACTTTATTTTCATGAGACAGGAGGAGACGTAGGCGGCAGGCGCCGGCAGTGCACTTATTGGAATTTTCTGACTACATTTCGCGCATAAGGGAATACTGTTTCTGTACCTCCATTTTCCAAAACAGAGGCAGGTGAACCCAATGGAAGCGGATATGACCGCATTGGACGTCATTGAGGAAATCAGGCGGCTCCGTCGGAACGGAAACCCGTTGTCCAAGAAGAAAATCAAGGAGTCCCATCCGCAGCTCATTCGGAACGCGCTGTATTACTTCCCGAGCTGGGACCATGCCGTCCAGCAGGCGGAAGCTTAACGCGCGGCCCGATTGACCGTTGAAGCCGCTCTTGCCTGATGACCCCGCCGCAGGGGGACGGCGCCCTGCTCGCATCGACCGCCCGCTCCTCGTCCCCGAGGGGCGGGCGGTCTTGTTCGTCGGGGGGCGTTGCGCAGGCCGCACCGCGGCGATTAAGCGCAGCTTTGCGCTTATCCCGCCTCCGGCAGGCCGCGCCGCGGCGATTAAGCGCAGCTTTGCGCTTATTCCGCCTCAGGCAGGCCGCGCCGCGGCGATTAAGCGCAGCTTTGCGCTTATTCCCGCCAACGCAAAACATCCCCGCAGCGAAAGCGATGGACCAACCATCGCCCCGCCCGGGGATGCACCATGCGCCATATGCGCCTGCCTTACAACACCTTGCGCAAAAACTC encodes:
- a CDS encoding cupin gives rise to the protein MELYRFDRGVSKPIYAFNSLQASITPIVRSEHSFQVGCIHLGEEGVIGYHQATNPQLFLVIQGEGFVTGEDRVKVPIKSGQAAFWTEGEWHESGSKMGMTVVIIESSQLNPSQLMKHLK
- a CDS encoding L,D-transpeptidase family protein, coding for MILSTIRRSVSIAAAMALLIALFGLAAPALGSTGVSSNDALLIVNKSTNELAYFRDGALERVFPVATGRTKELTPEGTFPIVNKIIDRPYYKEKIPGGDPANPLGRRWLGLRVGKTEGTTYAIHGNSNPSSIGKYVSAGCIRMHNDDIEWLFEQIAVGTKVVITSSELSFEKLAAKHGYELLRPFPASLLIDGAAYELRRTMLVYRGVTYLPLRECFELLGGTVQWDAAARTATVVFESSVIALQPGAPTALVDGEEAALASPARLVNGALMVPLRDMAVLAGWTVHWDAEARAVVLSGAAPEPEV